A single Mercenaria mercenaria strain notata chromosome 9, MADL_Memer_1, whole genome shotgun sequence DNA region contains:
- the LOC123546599 gene encoding homeobox protein EMX2-like, whose protein sequence is MTATSEGGQPRRSKGFTIDSIIGTDSERQTDKRPKTPDSVNDCRSSKLAKVTHCKSDFNGEIEHNNLEKDRHENIHSRKQLPHELMSPKHSPGHSDLDSAILHRTSTSLHRDSLRDFNLSSANIREGVRTVSSPEALRQLHENLIHSTGVSPSSAVHLGHIDAHRQFRHPLASVNMGGYPPQMPVGPQVHPMLLNGGRDLRHMYPYIADRYPGCFLPRYGMGGMPGLFFQPYRKPKRIRTAFSPSQLLQLEKSFEKSHYVVGQERKDLANELQLTETQVKVWFQNRRTKYKRTKSEQEGGTSGEGHDGRYDDSKSESDISDVDDIDDVGDEYSAHAYHHMIQTC, encoded by the exons ATGACGGCAACGAGCGAGGGTGGTCAGCCCCGGCGGTCAAAGGGGTTCACTATAGATTCAATCATTGGAACGGACAGTGAGAGACAGACGGACAAACGTCCAAAAACACCAGACTCCGTGAACGACTGTAGAAGTTCAAAACTGGCAAAAGTGACACATTGTAAGAGTGATTTTAACGGTGAAATAGAACATAATAATTTAGAAAAAGATCGTCATGAAAACATACATTCACGGAAACAGTTACCACATGAACTAATGTCACCGAAACATTCTCCAGGACACAGTGATTTAGACAGTGCTATTCTCCATCGGACTTCTACTTCATTACACAGAGACTCTCTAAGAGATTTCAATCTATCTAGTGCTAATATTAGAGAGGGTGTTCGGACAGTGTCCTCGCCCGAGGCTTTAAGACAGCTCCATGAAAATTTAATTCATAGTACGGGTGTAAGCCCCAGCAGTGCAGTGCATCTGGGTCACATAGACGCTCATAGACAATTTAGGCATCCACTAGCGTCTGTGAATATGGGAGGATATCCCCCACAGATGCCTGTCGGGCCTCAAGTGCATCCCATGTTACTAAATGGGGGTCGGGACCTTAGACATATGTACCCCTATATAGCAGACAGATACCCCGGATGTTTCCTGCCGCGGTATGGaa TGGGAGGGATGCCCGGCCTATTTTTCCAACCATACAGAAAGCCTAAGCGTATAAGAACGGCGTTTTCTCCCAGTCAGcttctgcaattagagaaatcatttgAGAAGAGCCACTATGTTGTGGGTCAAGAAAGGAAAGATCTGGCCAATGAACTACAGCTTACAGAAACACAG GTGAAGGTATGGTTTCAAAACAGAAGAACAAAATACAAAAGGACAAAATCCGAACAGGAAGGAGGAACTTCAGGTGAAGGTCACGATGGACGCTATGACGATTCTAAATCTGAAAGTGATATAAGTGACGTGGATGATATTGATGACGTAGGCGATGAATATAGTGCGCATGCGTATCATCATATGATACAAACGTGCTAA